One stretch of Schizosaccharomyces pombe strain 972h- genome assembly, chromosome: III DNA includes these proteins:
- the wtf14 gene encoding wtf element Wtf14 translates to MENNHHLAKDSLDELNPKRGKGEHETQVSQYTVVEEATIPQSLVKTSRPADHKVMEASKVADTRTAWSTKIPAVLLPVFVINIALFKYLVFANFSTKDRVLFGLGNGGINIFSMWLLLATYETWFRSIKEVIVACGAGIRSFPQKRGVNMLYAILKLTFVNAFAIPLLMFFRSHFEQWRLGCPLVERVIGVMLNVAYFIIEIENPGLFTRVFNKYCDCLFAIRDILNRN, encoded by the exons ATGGAAAACAATCATCATTTGGCTAAGGATTCTTTGGATGAATTGAATCCTAAACGTGGAAAAGGCGAGCACGAAACTCAGGTCTCACAATACACTGTGGTCGAGGAAGCCACTATACCTCAGTCTTTAG TGAAAACTTCCAGACCTGCTGATCATAAAGTGATGGAAGCTTCTAAGGTTGCTGATACTCGTACGGCTTGGTCGACAAAAATTCCAGCAGTACTTCTTCCTGTTTTCGTAATAAATATTGCTTTGTTTAAATATCTCGTGTTTGCAAACTTTTCAACTAAAGATCGGGTGCTATTTGGATTGGGAAATGGTGGAATTAACATATTTTCGATGTGGCTTTTACTCG CAACATATGAAACATGGTTCAGGAGTATCAAGGAAGTTATTGTCGCTTGCGGAGCAGGTATAAGATCTTTTCCCCAAAAACGGGGAGTAAATATGCTATATGCTATTCTCAAGTTGACTTTTGTTAATGCATTTGCCATTCCCCTCCTTATGTTTTTTAGAAGTCATTTTGAGCAATGGAGACTGGGATGCCCGTTGGTGGAGCGTGTCATTGGTGTTATGCTAAACGTGgcatattttataattgaaattg AAAATCCTGGTTTATTCACTAGAGTTTTTAATAAGTACTGTGATTGCTTATTTGCTATTAGGG ATATCCTAAATAGAAACTAA
- the wtf15 gene encoding wtf element Wtf15, with protein MSNNYTSLSSSLDEEMGLKAGHEIDLEGSPPSEHNSEEKSTLPSNSDILTSANPVSQASETPDHSIESNTGSTQSPTSHSLLLKFSFCIVYYSYFAIVVLGCVLPFEHTHTFLIAFLVIFGIISVILFSGSIYYYETWTKTVKHFLKKVISPFKKEYIVCAFLKTFVFYGLLKTIEHFLVLLSGDKWGWKCSTLSSILTPVSCISFCLNESVQLRSCSTHLFINTVAWIKSLGGGKNAFENNYNQLNETSPEDLV; from the exons ATGAGCAATAATTATACTTCCTTAAGCAGCTCTTTAGATGAAGAAATGGGATTGAAGGCAGGACATGAAATTGACTTGGAAGGAAGCCCACCTTCAGAGCACAATTCGGAGGAGAAAAGCACATTGCCTTCAAATTCAG ATATTCTGACGTCCGCTAATCCTGTGTCTCAAGCTTCAGAAACTCCAGATCACAGCATCGAAAGTAATACAGGATCTACGCAATCGCCCACAAGCCATAGTCTACTTCTGAAGTTCTCTTTTtgtattgtttattattcttATTTTGCAATTGTTGTGCTTGGTTGCGTGCTTCCTTTTGAGCACACACACACTTTCCTTATAGCTTTTTTGGTTATATTCGGTATAATCTCTGTGATATTGTTTAGCGGCTCAATTT ACTACTATGAAACTTGGACCAAGACTGTGAAgcactttttgaaaaaagtgATAAGCCCTTTCAAGAAGGAATACATTGTGTgtgcatttttaaaaacttttgttttctatGGGCTTTTGAAAACGATTGAACATTTTTTAGTTCTTCTTTCTGGTGATAAATGGGGATGGAAATGCTCAACATTATCTAGCATTCTCACTCCTGTATCATGCATCTCTTTTTGCTTAAATGAATCAG TACAACTCAGATCATGCAGCACTCATTTGTTCATAAATACCGTGGCATGGATTAAAT CTCTTGGTGGCGGAAAAAATGCGTTTGAAAATAACTACAATCAATTGAATGAAACAAGTCCCGAAGACCTAGTTTAG